TTCTCCATTTGCTGTACTCGCGTTTCTTTACTAAGGCCCTGCGGGATTTTGGCTATCTTAAAGTCGATGAGCCCTTTGCTAACCTGCTTACTCAGGGGATGGTTTGCCTGGGCGGGGCTAAAATGTCCAAATCCAAGGGTAATGTGGTAAGTCCTGAAGAAATTATTTCTAAATATGGTGCCGATACGGCCCGCCTCTTCATCCTCTTCGCAGCTCCGCCGGAGCGGGATTTGGAATGGAGCGACCAAGGGGTGGAAGGGTGCTACCGCTTCCTCAACCGGGTGTGGCGTCTGGCGGCTCAATACGAAGAAGTCCTAAAAGAAAAGGCCTCAGAGACGGGAGCCAATGATTTTGGAGAGCTGGACAAAGCTGCCAAGGACATGCGCCGTCAAACCCACCAAACCATTCAAAGAGTTACTTCGGATGTGGGAGCACGCTTCAACTTCAACACAGCCGTCAGTGCCATTATGGAACTGGTCAATGCCCTTTATCTGTACAAAGAACAGCCCCAGGTGAATTTGGCGGTGGCCCGGGAAGCCTTGGAGAGCATTCTCATCCTGCTGGCGCCCTTTGCACCCCATATTACGGAAGAAATCTGGAGTGAATTGGGCCATGAGGACAGCATCCATAGCCGGGAGTGGCCGCAAATGGATGAAGAGGCTCTGGTCCAGGAAGAGGTCACTGTGGTCCTGCAGATCAATGGGAAGGTTAAGGATCGGATTCAGGTTCCGGCCCAGATTTCCGCGGCGGAATTGGAAGCACAGGTCCGGCAGCTGCCCAGGCTTGGGGAATGGACTCAAGGCAAACAGATCCTTAAGATCGTAACGGTGCCGGGTAAGCTGGTCAATGTCGTTGTGAAGTAGGTTAGCCTCCAGGAAGGTCTTAAAGCGAGAACCTTGGGCTATCTCTCCGGTTTAAGTGACATGGATGTAGGATAAAGCTGTTGCAAAATGAACGGTGACGTTTGTTGAGCAACAGCTTTTTTTAGTCTTCAAACTCAAGTTGATGATTATGATAGGATAGCGTTAAAATAAGCAGAAATGCATTATTTATTAGGCGATTTATTTTTGATATATTCAATGCATCAGAATTGTTAGAATAGACGGAAAATAAGGAGGGCCAAACAACACATTATTTTGACAAGAACAAAAAACATTTTGCATAGGAGGAAGTCAGATGTTCAAATTTACTGTTCAACAACATGTTTACGACATCAACGGGGTTAAGGTTGGTGGTCAGCCGGGAGAATATCCAACAGTGCTCATCGGCAGTATTTTTTATCGGGGCCATAAGATTGTCTCAGATGGCCAAAAGGGAATTTTCGACAAAGACGCAGCCAAAGCTTTGCTGGATCAGGAAGCTGAATTAAGCGCGGAAACAGGTAATCCATTTATCATTGATGTCTTGGGAGAATCTGTTGAAGCCCTTACAAAATACGTAGAATTTATTTTAGAAAACACCACGGCTCCCTTCCTCTTGGATAGTATCAGCCCGGAGGTTCGGGTAGGAACTTTAAAAAACCTGGGCAAGGACCCCGAGATCCAGAAAAGACTGATCTATAATTCCATCGAAGAGCATTACACCGAAGAAGAACTTGCCGCCATCAAAGAAGCGGGAATCAAGACGGCAGTCATCCTGGCTTTTAGTAAGAAGGCTTTAAAACCCAACGCCAGAATCGATCTTCTCCAGGGCAAGGACGATAAAGAGGGACTGATTGCGGCGGCTAAACGGGCCGGCGTAGAGCAATTCCTTGTCGATCCGGGAGTGTTGGATGTGGCTAGTTCAAGCTGGACGACGGAAGCGATCAATGTAGTCAAAGAGCAGTTCGGTTATCCCGGTGGCTGCGCACCATCCAATGCAGTCTATCTCTGGAAGAAAATGCGTTCCAAAGGAACACCTTTCTTCGAAGTTGCTGGAGCTGCGGTCTTCACTTATCCGATCACACAAGGTGCCGATTTCATTCTCTATGGTCCCATGATGAACGCTCCCTGGGTTTATCGCGCTATAGCAACCACAGATGCCATGATTGCCTATAACAACAAGCTGAGCGGAGTTAAGCTGGGAACCACAGAGCATCCTTTGCTCAAGATTTTCTAAAACTATTTTCTTGACTTAACTTAATTTGATGTAAAAATTTCAAAAAAGGGGTGGGTCAATTGTTACCTAAGTACAATATCCTGACCGAGGACCAAGTTCAAAAAATTCACGAAAACACCATGAAGATCCTTGAAGAAATCGGTATTGAGTTTGAGTACGAACCGGCTTTAGAGGTTTTTCGCCG
The nucleotide sequence above comes from Desulfitobacterium chlororespirans DSM 11544. Encoded proteins:
- the mtgA gene encoding [methyl-Co(III) glycine betaine-specific corrinoid protein]--tetrahydrofolate methyltransferase MtgA; the protein is MFKFTVQQHVYDINGVKVGGQPGEYPTVLIGSIFYRGHKIVSDGQKGIFDKDAAKALLDQEAELSAETGNPFIIDVLGESVEALTKYVEFILENTTAPFLLDSISPEVRVGTLKNLGKDPEIQKRLIYNSIEEHYTEEELAAIKEAGIKTAVILAFSKKALKPNARIDLLQGKDDKEGLIAAAKRAGVEQFLVDPGVLDVASSSWTTEAINVVKEQFGYPGGCAPSNAVYLWKKMRSKGTPFFEVAGAAVFTYPITQGADFILYGPMMNAPWVYRAIATTDAMIAYNNKLSGVKLGTTEHPLLKIF